The Actinomycetota bacterium genome window below encodes:
- a CDS encoding NAD-dependent epimerase/dehydratase family protein, with protein MRALVTGGAGFIGSSLATSLVEAGHEVRVLDDLSTGYRENIPEGAELVEGDVADAEVVGKAMEGVDHVFHLAAHRAVLRSVNDPVSTDRANTHGTLLVLKAALDAGARRVVYSSSSSVYGGATVLPTPESTPLAPRSPYAVTKLAGEHYCRVFAELYGLETASLRYFNVYGPRQRPDSAYAAVVPLFIEAVRTGEAPIVHGDGLQSRSFTYIDDVVAANLAASAAPAAACSGQAYNIAGAATHSVLDILHTVARVLGADVTPVHTEPRAGDVRHTWGDPTAAAQALGYRATIEMDDGMARTVAWFASRAG; from the coding sequence ATGAGAGCCCTGGTCACCGGCGGAGCCGGCTTCATCGGATCGTCCCTTGCCACGTCCCTCGTCGAGGCCGGCCACGAGGTGAGGGTGCTCGACGACCTGTCGACGGGCTACCGGGAGAACATCCCCGAAGGGGCCGAGTTGGTCGAGGGGGACGTGGCCGACGCCGAGGTGGTGGGCAAGGCCATGGAGGGCGTGGACCACGTGTTCCACCTGGCTGCCCACCGGGCCGTGCTGCGGTCGGTCAACGACCCGGTGTCGACCGACCGGGCCAACACCCACGGCACCCTGCTGGTGCTCAAGGCGGCCCTCGACGCCGGTGCCCGGCGGGTGGTCTACTCGTCCTCCAGCAGCGTCTACGGGGGCGCCACCGTGCTGCCCACGCCCGAGTCGACACCCCTGGCCCCCCGCTCGCCCTACGCCGTGACCAAGCTGGCGGGCGAGCACTACTGCCGGGTGTTCGCCGAGCTCTACGGGCTGGAGACGGCCTCGCTGCGCTACTTCAACGTCTACGGCCCCCGCCAGCGGCCCGACTCGGCTTACGCGGCCGTGGTCCCCCTGTTCATCGAGGCGGTGCGCACCGGGGAGGCGCCCATCGTGCACGGCGACGGGCTCCAGTCACGGTCGTTCACCTACATCGACGACGTGGTGGCCGCCAACCTGGCTGCCTCGGCCGCGCCGGCGGCCGCCTGCTCGGGCCAGGCCTACAACATCGCCGGGGCGGCCACCCACAGCGTGCTCGACATCCTCCACACCGTGGCCCGGGTGCTGGGGGCCGACGTCACCCCCGTGCACACCGAGCCCCGGGCGGGCGACGTGCGCCACACCTGGGGCGACCCCACGGCCGCGGCCCAGGCCCTGGGCTACCGGGCCACCATCGAGATGGACGACGGCATGGCCCGCACGGTGGCCTGGTTCGCATCCCGGGCCGGCTGA
- a CDS encoding nucleoside-diphosphate sugar epimerase/dehydratase produces MRQTAQVAHDAVCWALALVVAATLRFDFRLNLVDFRSLVRLLPVLFGAQIVAGLLFGLYRGRWRFGGFEEVLALAKVVAVTSGVAYIANIAIGPQPLPRSVPPAAGIIALVLMAAGRYLRRSVHEHRRRPCADECQRLLVFGAGEAGSQIIRSLLCKPDGRFLPVALLDDDPAKKNLRIMRVPVVGDRHQIAQAAKILDASVLLIAIPSAGSHLVTEISELALAAGLAVKVLPSVDELVDQEAGPADIRDITPADLLGRHEVHTDIAAIAGYLTGKRVLVTGAGGSIGSELCRQIDKFAPAELVMVDRDESALHALQLSMTGRALLDSPELVLADLRDHAEVRRLVVRRKPDVIFHAAALKHLAMLERHPAEAVKTNVWATLNLLEAAVEAGVGRFVNISTDKAADPESVLGFSKRITERLTSHMSAQSPTVCLSVRFGNVLGSRGSVLTTFQAQIDRGGPITVTHPDVTRYFMTVEEAVQLVIQAGAIGSDGEVMVLDMGKPVRIAEVANVLAARSPRPIPVQFTGLRPGEKLHEVLFAEGEDGSCRHHPLISHVPAPPLHPELVREIDTTTTVGHLTAVLCDVCFRDVRAPRLG; encoded by the coding sequence ATGCGCCAGACGGCGCAGGTGGCTCACGACGCCGTGTGCTGGGCCCTCGCCCTCGTGGTGGCAGCCACCCTGCGCTTCGACTTCAGGCTCAACCTCGTCGACTTCCGCTCTCTGGTGCGCCTGCTCCCGGTGCTGTTCGGAGCCCAGATCGTGGCCGGATTGTTGTTCGGGCTCTACCGCGGCCGGTGGCGTTTCGGTGGTTTCGAAGAAGTCTTGGCCCTGGCCAAGGTCGTCGCCGTCACTTCAGGCGTCGCCTATATCGCCAACATCGCTATAGGTCCTCAGCCTCTACCGAGAAGTGTCCCGCCGGCGGCCGGCATCATTGCCTTGGTGCTGATGGCCGCCGGCCGCTACCTGCGCCGGTCGGTCCACGAGCACCGGCGTCGGCCGTGCGCCGACGAATGCCAGCGCCTGCTCGTCTTCGGGGCGGGCGAAGCGGGCTCGCAGATCATCCGGTCGCTCCTGTGCAAGCCCGACGGCCGCTTCCTGCCCGTGGCCCTTCTCGACGACGACCCGGCCAAGAAGAACCTGCGGATCATGCGGGTGCCGGTGGTCGGTGACCGCCACCAGATCGCCCAGGCGGCCAAGATCCTCGACGCATCGGTGCTGCTCATCGCCATTCCCAGCGCCGGTTCGCACCTGGTGACCGAGATCAGCGAGCTGGCCCTGGCTGCAGGCCTGGCCGTGAAGGTCCTGCCTTCGGTCGACGAGCTGGTGGACCAGGAGGCGGGGCCGGCCGACATCCGCGACATCACCCCTGCCGACTTGCTCGGCCGCCACGAGGTCCACACCGACATCGCGGCCATCGCCGGCTACCTGACCGGCAAGCGGGTGCTGGTGACCGGGGCCGGCGGTTCGATCGGTTCTGAACTGTGCCGCCAGATCGACAAGTTCGCCCCCGCCGAGCTGGTCATGGTCGACCGTGACGAGTCGGCCCTGCACGCCCTTCAACTGTCGATGACGGGCCGGGCCCTTCTCGATTCCCCCGAGCTCGTGCTGGCCGACCTGCGCGACCACGCCGAAGTCAGGCGGCTGGTCGTCAGGCGCAAGCCCGATGTGATCTTCCACGCGGCCGCCCTCAAGCACCTGGCCATGCTCGAGCGCCACCCGGCCGAGGCCGTGAAGACCAACGTGTGGGCCACCCTCAACCTGCTGGAGGCAGCCGTGGAAGCCGGCGTGGGCCGGTTCGTCAATATCTCGACCGACAAGGCCGCCGACCCCGAGAGCGTGCTTGGTTTCAGTAAGCGCATCACCGAGCGGCTTACTTCTCATATGTCAGCCCAGAGCCCGACTGTGTGCCTCAGTGTACGGTTCGGCAACGTGCTCGGCAGCCGGGGGTCGGTGCTCACCACCTTCCAGGCCCAGATCGACCGAGGAGGGCCCATTACCGTCACCCACCCCGACGTCACCCGCTACTTCATGACCGTCGAGGAGGCTGTGCAACTCGTCATCCAGGCCGGGGCCATCGGCTCCGACGGCGAGGTCATGGTGCTCGACATGGGCAAGCCCGTGCGCATCGCCGAGGTGGCCAACGTCCTGGCCGCCCGCTCCCCCCGCCCCATCCCCGTCCAGTTCACCGGCCTGCGCCCCGGCGAGAAGCTCCACGAGGTTCTGTTCGCGGAGGGCGAAGACGGCTCGTGCCGCCATCACCCCCTCATCTCCCACGTCCCCGCCCCGCCCCTGCACCCCGAGCTGGTCCGCGAGATCGACACCACGACGACCGTCGGCCACCTCACCGCCGTCCTCTGCGACGTCTGCTTCCGCGACGTCCGGGCTCCCCGCCTAGGGTGA
- a CDS encoding PqqD family protein, producing METMRVSDHCEWRAIEGEVVVLDLRTELYLSFNDTGAALWRGLAAGATGDELVERLVTAYEVEESAARTDVVAFLGELVALGLVESVEPDADPHG from the coding sequence ATGGAGACCATGCGCGTTAGCGATCATTGCGAATGGCGGGCCATCGAGGGCGAGGTTGTGGTTCTCGACCTGCGCACGGAGCTCTACCTCAGCTTCAACGACACGGGTGCCGCGCTGTGGCGCGGCCTGGCCGCAGGGGCGACTGGCGACGAGCTGGTCGAGCGCCTCGTGACGGCATACGAGGTTGAGGAGTCGGCAGCGCGCACTGACGTGGTCGCATTTCTGGGCGAGCTGGTCGCGCTGGGTCTGGTGGAAAGTGTCGAGCCTGATGCCGATCCGCATGGTTGA
- a CDS encoding lasso peptide biosynthesis B2 protein, which produces MVDRPRLRSAWWAAGALRGLRRPSSALCALPPPPPDLDDDAQWGVRVMLRLGRATCLERSRILQAWEVAHGRLCDVVIGVSRPSDGFKAHAWLARRTSSAPPVGPFEELARLPGTDTPPR; this is translated from the coding sequence ATGGTTGACCGCCCTCGCCTGCGGTCGGCCTGGTGGGCGGCCGGCGCCCTGCGGGGCCTGCGTCGCCCGAGCAGCGCGCTGTGCGCGTTGCCGCCACCACCGCCGGATCTCGACGACGACGCGCAGTGGGGCGTCCGAGTAATGCTGCGTCTCGGCCGGGCCACCTGCCTGGAACGTTCCCGCATCTTGCAGGCATGGGAGGTGGCTCACGGACGTTTGTGTGATGTAGTGATCGGCGTCAGCCGCCCGTCCGACGGCTTCAAGGCCCACGCCTGGCTGGCGCGGCGAACTTCCTCCGCACCGCCCGTCGGCCCGTTCGAAGAGCTGGCCCGGCTGCCCGGCACGGACACGCCTCCTCGGTGA
- a CDS encoding asparagine synthase-related protein codes for MTLPPLANLFAFSSPDRRLRGEVEADLIAARSFAEVWRPHPQWVVAEAPLPESPPTVEAARRAGLVFVEGRDRLISRARPEDDTAGLLDVLAAGPGRLATLPGDFGLVHFRDDGSAVVVRSCAGRVPLYVWADGAEVAIATLQRDLVAHLPGEIRIDPLSHATWMSCRGFTPDNRTFVAGATIVPSGHRAVVAPAAPVRPERYWDPRPERPVSSSARIVTDHAARLRELLVGNLALELDRGGRNLLSASGGVDSSAIGALAAGPAGRPINVAVSLVPRPGPKLEHEHSYITPLLDHLNVARRYEFGAYPGAIDGLQRDASPSFFPKFHPVLCVLDRVVNETGVLTYVGGEFCDDLFGAPVLHDWNVSAPPWQALARTGRDLHGRASLLRWCRDRAAGVLGWRLTDLPDRLPEPVNSELQAEYEQWRRGQRRYPTGAHRARRNLMERFPCGVSWLEMNWEISSSYGVRRVLPFVTRDMLELAAACHPQEVLADGPKTLLRRGLRDDVPHRNLYRPDKGAFLRGEPRPPRSSPTGFPSEAAAILDKSWLARSRSCERSVAWALLLLLRSLSEFGRQRSQRPGLSYSTEAT; via the coding sequence GTGACGCTTCCCCCCCTCGCCAACCTCTTCGCCTTCTCCTCGCCCGACCGAAGGCTACGGGGCGAGGTCGAGGCCGACCTCATTGCCGCCCGGTCGTTCGCCGAGGTGTGGCGCCCCCACCCCCAGTGGGTGGTGGCCGAGGCACCCCTGCCCGAGTCACCGCCCACGGTGGAGGCGGCGAGGCGGGCCGGGCTCGTGTTCGTGGAAGGCCGCGACCGCCTCATCAGCAGGGCCCGGCCCGAGGACGACACCGCCGGCCTCCTCGACGTCTTGGCCGCCGGCCCCGGCCGGCTTGCCACCCTGCCCGGCGACTTCGGCCTCGTCCACTTCCGGGACGACGGGTCGGCTGTCGTGGTGCGGTCGTGCGCGGGGCGTGTGCCCCTGTACGTGTGGGCCGATGGCGCGGAGGTAGCCATCGCCACCCTGCAACGGGACCTGGTCGCCCACCTACCCGGTGAGATCAGGATCGACCCTCTCTCGCATGCCACGTGGATGAGTTGCAGGGGCTTCACCCCCGACAACCGGACGTTCGTGGCGGGGGCGACGATCGTGCCCTCCGGCCACCGGGCCGTGGTGGCCCCGGCGGCTCCCGTTCGTCCGGAGCGCTACTGGGACCCGAGACCCGAGCGGCCGGTCAGCAGCTCCGCCCGGATCGTCACCGACCACGCCGCCCGGCTGCGGGAGCTACTGGTGGGCAATCTCGCCTTGGAGCTCGATCGCGGGGGTCGCAACCTCTTGAGCGCCAGCGGGGGAGTGGACTCATCGGCGATCGGGGCCCTCGCCGCCGGGCCGGCGGGGCGCCCGATCAACGTGGCGGTCAGCCTGGTCCCTCGTCCCGGGCCCAAGCTGGAACATGAGCACAGCTACATCACCCCACTGCTCGATCACCTCAACGTCGCCCGGCGCTACGAGTTCGGGGCATACCCGGGGGCCATCGACGGCTTGCAGCGGGACGCATCGCCGTCGTTCTTCCCCAAGTTCCATCCCGTCTTGTGCGTGCTCGACCGCGTGGTAAACGAGACGGGGGTGCTGACCTATGTAGGTGGGGAATTCTGCGACGACCTGTTCGGGGCGCCGGTGCTGCACGACTGGAACGTCTCGGCGCCACCCTGGCAGGCCCTGGCGAGGACGGGTCGCGACCTGCATGGCCGGGCCTCGCTGCTCCGCTGGTGCAGGGACCGGGCCGCTGGCGTGCTCGGATGGAGGCTGACGGACCTACCGGACCGTCTGCCCGAACCGGTCAACTCTGAGCTCCAGGCCGAGTACGAGCAGTGGCGGCGTGGCCAACGCCGCTATCCCACCGGGGCTCATCGAGCGCGCCGCAACCTGATGGAGCGGTTCCCCTGTGGCGTGAGCTGGTTGGAGATGAACTGGGAGATCAGCTCGTCCTACGGTGTGCGCCGGGTGCTTCCCTTCGTGACCCGGGACATGCTCGAACTGGCTGCTGCCTGCCACCCACAGGAGGTCCTGGCCGACGGTCCCAAGACGCTGTTGCGCCGCGGCCTGCGGGACGACGTGCCCCACCGGAACCTCTACCGGCCCGACAAGGGGGCGTTCCTGCGGGGAGAGCCGCGCCCGCCAAGGTCGAGCCCGACCGGCTTTCCCTCAGAGGCCGCCGCGATCTTGGACAAGTCCTGGCTTGCTCGATCCCGCTCATGCGAGCGATCCGTGGCGTGGGCCCTCCTCTTACTGCTACGATCCCTCAGCGAGTTTGGGCGGCAACGGTCGCAGCGGCCGGGCCTTTCGTACAGCACGGAGGCAACGTGA
- a CDS encoding lasso RiPP family leader peptide-containing protein gives MRAIRGVGPPLTATIPQRVWAATVAAAGPFVQHGGNVKDGTKAKCRAPYERPAIRELGTLSDLTLGAADGPPGVDLVVLSAGL, from the coding sequence ATGCGAGCGATCCGTGGCGTGGGCCCTCCTCTTACTGCTACGATCCCTCAGCGAGTTTGGGCGGCAACGGTCGCAGCGGCCGGGCCTTTCGTACAGCACGGAGGCAACGTGAAGGACGGGACGAAGGCGAAGTGTCGGGCGCCGTACGAGAGGCCAGCCATCCGGGAGTTGGGCACCCTAAGTGACTTAACCCTTGGAGCAGCGGATGGTCCGCCTGGGGTCGACCTCGTTGTCTTAAGCGCCGGCCTTTAG
- a CDS encoding nucleotidyltransferase family protein, protein MRLAVRVLLLDRAAGRVTATLRSESIPSVLLKGVSTQRLLYPGGFRPYGDVDLLVSPYDWTKSISCLKRLGFDDVFRPPNEEKHSRPFRRADGVVVDLHRSLVTASCSPEECWVVLSGRTTTQTCGGEAVAMLDPPALVAVVALHAAQHGHAEPKPIADLIRAVSRMGEDVWQEAAEVAARLGAAETMAAGLRMVPGGDAMAARLGLPGQLSAAVRLRAASAPSASVELARIVAASDREERRRLLRPVLMPTDVELRRRAWARRVAPWPGGRVLARLVWWARLSVEVPGAAAWWWRHRRDGPATP, encoded by the coding sequence ATCAGGCTAGCGGTCCGGGTTCTCTTGCTGGACCGCGCTGCGGGGAGGGTAACGGCCACCTTACGATCCGAAAGCATACCCAGCGTGCTTCTCAAGGGCGTGAGCACCCAGCGGTTGCTGTACCCCGGTGGGTTCCGTCCTTATGGCGATGTCGACCTCCTCGTATCGCCTTATGACTGGACGAAGTCGATCAGTTGCCTCAAGCGTTTGGGTTTCGATGACGTGTTTAGACCGCCGAACGAAGAGAAGCACTCCAGGCCCTTCCGACGCGCCGACGGCGTCGTAGTCGACCTGCATCGGTCCCTCGTGACCGCGTCGTGCAGCCCCGAGGAGTGCTGGGTGGTGCTCTCGGGACGGACCACGACGCAGACGTGCGGTGGAGAGGCGGTGGCGATGCTCGACCCGCCGGCGCTGGTGGCCGTCGTCGCCCTCCACGCCGCCCAGCACGGGCATGCCGAACCCAAGCCCATCGCCGATCTCATCCGGGCGGTCAGCCGGATGGGCGAGGACGTGTGGCAGGAGGCAGCCGAAGTGGCTGCTCGCTTGGGCGCGGCCGAGACGATGGCTGCCGGCCTCCGTATGGTGCCGGGCGGTGATGCCATGGCTGCCCGCCTGGGCCTGCCAGGGCAACTGAGCGCCGCCGTCCGCCTCCGTGCCGCCTCAGCTCCGTCGGCGTCCGTCGAGCTGGCTCGGATCGTGGCGGCCAGCGACCGGGAGGAGCGCCGCCGCCTCCTGCGGCCTGTTCTGATGCCCACCGACGTGGAGCTCAGGCGGCGGGCCTGGGCGCGCCGGGTCGCACCGTGGCCCGGCGGGCGCGTCCTGGCCAGGCTGGTGTGGTGGGCACGCCTGTCGGTGGAGGTCCCTGGGGCGGCAGCGTGGTGGTGGCGTCACCGAAGGGACGGGCCGGCCACTCCGTGA
- a CDS encoding ATP-binding cassette domain-containing protein, protein MTSTARPGRLGMIRSIVAGVRMVWRAAPREFVVLAVAQVVAGMAVLAEILVARRALTELLEAERRGVGLGDALPWIVAVLVLHSLVLVGLAVQSERQRLVAEKTARRATGMVLDVAGRVSQAAYDSPAFYDRLERARASALVRPMQFAVGLVSAMAGAAITGGVAIALLLIEPLLVAVGLVSLPVVLLVARRNTGDTYALALRITADDRRRLHLEDVLSSVQYSKEVRAYGLVGYVRSAYEELYRRRIGAITELVARRMWRACLSAGMAVLGLIGAAVAVRWLVQLGRLDLAAAGAALLGLILLSQRVNGLATGVGGLMEAAVFLDDIRALDAEWPPGPEPEGSLPVLDRLRLDGVTFTYPGCEKPVVRDVSLEICRGEVIGLVGENGSGKTTLVKLLCGLYSPSTGAVEWNGAAVSPGDTPLLRDRTAVLFQDYARYQLSSSLNIGTGRVERVDDHNGIHQAAERAGAAGIVAALPAGYDTVLSRAFEAGAELSAGQWQRVALARALFRDADLVILDEPTASLDARAEQQLYGEIREMAAHRAVVLVSHRAESLLSTDRIYVMHEGRLVESGTHVELTKAAGPFTALFGPGS, encoded by the coding sequence ATGACGTCGACGGCCCGCCCGGGCCGGCTGGGCATGATCAGGTCGATCGTGGCCGGAGTCCGCATGGTGTGGCGGGCGGCGCCCCGTGAGTTCGTGGTCCTGGCCGTAGCGCAGGTGGTGGCCGGCATGGCCGTGCTGGCCGAGATCCTCGTGGCCCGCAGGGCGCTGACCGAGCTGCTGGAAGCCGAGCGGCGGGGGGTGGGGCTAGGCGACGCGCTGCCGTGGATCGTGGCCGTCCTAGTGCTCCACAGCCTCGTGCTCGTGGGCCTGGCCGTACAGTCCGAGCGCCAGCGGCTGGTAGCCGAGAAGACGGCTCGGCGGGCCACCGGCATGGTGCTCGACGTGGCCGGTCGCGTGAGCCAGGCCGCCTACGACTCCCCCGCCTTCTACGACCGCCTCGAGCGGGCTCGGGCCAGCGCCCTGGTGCGCCCCATGCAGTTCGCCGTCGGGCTGGTGTCAGCAATGGCGGGCGCGGCGATCACGGGAGGCGTAGCCATCGCCCTCCTGCTGATCGAGCCCCTGCTCGTGGCGGTCGGCCTGGTCTCGCTCCCCGTCGTCCTGCTCGTCGCCCGCCGCAACACCGGCGACACCTACGCGCTGGCTCTGCGCATCACCGCCGACGACCGCCGCCGGCTCCACCTGGAGGACGTGCTGAGCAGCGTCCAGTACAGCAAGGAGGTGCGGGCCTACGGGCTGGTGGGCTACGTGCGCAGCGCCTATGAGGAGCTCTATCGCCGGCGCATCGGGGCCATCACCGAGCTGGTGGCCCGCCGGATGTGGAGAGCGTGCCTTTCGGCGGGGATGGCTGTTCTCGGCCTGATCGGGGCCGCCGTCGCCGTGCGCTGGCTGGTCCAGTTGGGCCGCCTCGACCTGGCGGCCGCGGGCGCCGCCCTCCTCGGGCTCATCCTGCTGTCCCAACGGGTCAACGGGCTGGCCACCGGGGTCGGCGGGCTGATGGAGGCGGCGGTGTTCCTCGACGACATCCGGGCGCTCGACGCCGAGTGGCCGCCGGGGCCTGAACCCGAGGGCAGCCTCCCGGTCCTCGACCGGCTCAGGTTGGACGGCGTGACGTTCACGTACCCCGGCTGCGAGAAGCCGGTTGTGCGTGATGTCTCCCTGGAGATCTGTCGCGGCGAGGTCATCGGCCTCGTCGGCGAGAACGGCTCCGGCAAGACCACGCTGGTGAAGCTGCTGTGCGGGCTCTACTCCCCGTCGACCGGGGCGGTCGAGTGGAACGGCGCGGCGGTGAGCCCGGGCGACACCCCCCTGCTGCGGGATCGCACCGCCGTGCTGTTTCAGGACTACGCCCGCTACCAGCTCTCAAGCTCCCTCAACATCGGCACGGGGCGGGTCGAGCGGGTCGACGACCATAACGGGATCCACCAGGCGGCTGAGCGGGCCGGGGCGGCCGGCATAGTGGCGGCGCTGCCGGCCGGCTACGACACCGTGCTCAGCCGGGCCTTCGAGGCGGGAGCGGAGCTGTCGGCCGGGCAGTGGCAGCGGGTGGCGCTGGCCCGGGCCCTGTTCCGCGACGCCGATCTGGTGATCCTCGACGAGCCGACCGCCTCCCTCGACGCCCGGGCGGAGCAGCAGCTCTACGGCGAGATCCGGGAGATGGCGGCCCACCGGGCCGTCGTCCTGGTGAGCCACCGGGCCGAGAGCCTTCTGAGCACCGACAGGATCTACGTGATGCACGAGGGCCGGCTGGTCGAGTCGGGCACCCACGTGGAGCTGACGAAGGCGGCCGGGCCCTTCACCGCGCTATTCGGTCCGGGTTCGTAG
- a CDS encoding glycosyltransferase family 2 protein, protein MVTPTFDRPAEVAGMLANLAAQTALPDELILVDGSPPGDLRTEGAVRDAEDLPFPVTYLRATGGAALQRNVGIDMASGEFVALIDDDVRLAPAFFERILAAFAQDSEGDTGCIAGCLLNPPRDQLRRFRWAIHKWLGTRRGQLAGTFDWGSGHIFSRICEDPGEELRRVDVVGSGCAVWRRAVFDQGYRFSPYFHTYSYNEDFHLALRAGHQWRIFDLGAARFEHLQARAGRPPAWDGMAHQVINSRFLFVDLVPARTTSQEARFWGRHGVDLVGRLFLAMARPTGDAWREASGHAAGMIRAYRRWPGRRATSSPSDRSDEI, encoded by the coding sequence GTGGTGACCCCCACCTTCGACCGGCCCGCTGAGGTGGCCGGGATGCTGGCCAATCTGGCGGCGCAGACGGCCCTCCCCGACGAGCTGATCCTCGTTGATGGTTCGCCTCCCGGCGATCTGCGCACCGAGGGCGCCGTTAGGGACGCTGAGGACCTGCCCTTCCCGGTGACCTATCTGCGGGCCACGGGGGGCGCCGCCCTTCAGCGCAATGTCGGTATCGACATGGCATCCGGAGAATTCGTGGCCCTGATCGACGACGACGTCAGGCTCGCGCCGGCCTTCTTCGAGCGAATCCTGGCGGCGTTCGCGCAGGATTCCGAGGGCGACACCGGGTGCATCGCCGGATGCCTCCTCAATCCGCCTCGTGACCAGCTCCGCCGGTTCCGGTGGGCCATCCACAAGTGGCTCGGCACCAGGCGAGGGCAGTTGGCTGGCACCTTCGACTGGGGCAGCGGTCACATCTTCTCGAGGATTTGTGAGGACCCCGGGGAAGAGCTGCGGCGGGTCGACGTCGTCGGTAGCGGTTGCGCGGTCTGGCGACGCGCCGTCTTCGACCAGGGTTACCGCTTCTCGCCCTACTTCCATACGTACTCGTACAACGAGGACTTCCATCTCGCGCTCCGCGCCGGGCACCAATGGCGGATCTTCGATCTGGGCGCGGCACGCTTCGAGCACCTCCAAGCCCGTGCTGGTCGCCCGCCGGCGTGGGACGGGATGGCTCATCAGGTAATCAATAGTCGATTCCTGTTTGTCGACCTAGTTCCTGCTCGCACAACCAGCCAGGAAGCGCGGTTCTGGGGCCGGCACGGGGTCGATCTCGTCGGTCGTCTCTTCCTTGCCATGGCCAGGCCGACCGGTGACGCGTGGCGTGAAGCGTCTGGCCATGCGGCGGGCATGATACGGGCGTACCGGCGCTGGCCGGGGAGAAGGGCTACGTCCAGTCCCTCGGACCGTAGCGACGAAATCTGA
- a CDS encoding phosphoglycerate dehydrogenase — protein sequence MARHKVAITTATFASPAEPPHQQLLAADLEVAVNPFGRKLTELESREFLQDAVGVIAGTSPLSASVLAGTPDLRVISRCGVGIDNVDLDAARQAGVSVYIAPGALPQSVAELTVGLMIDVLRRVSEADHQLRAGTWAPLMGRLLGGKTVGIVGLGRVGRRLAPLLHAFGCDLVACDPLPPTVEFLDAHGVRLSSLDSLLSESDIVTLHIPYTLDLHHLLDERRLGLMRPDSLLINTARGELVDEEALVAALDSGRLAGAACDTFHQEPYGGPLLNARNCVLTCHMGSYAVECRLAMEQEAVDNLLRGLAAAGVSPGPMATTT from the coding sequence ATGGCACGACACAAAGTAGCGATCACGACGGCGACCTTCGCAAGCCCTGCAGAGCCACCGCACCAGCAGTTACTCGCAGCGGACCTTGAGGTCGCCGTCAACCCCTTCGGTCGCAAGCTGACCGAGCTGGAGAGTCGGGAGTTCCTCCAAGACGCCGTCGGTGTGATCGCCGGCACGAGCCCGCTCTCAGCGTCGGTCCTGGCCGGCACGCCCGACTTGCGGGTTATCTCCCGGTGCGGCGTCGGTATCGACAACGTCGATCTCGACGCCGCACGACAGGCGGGCGTGTCCGTCTACATCGCCCCCGGGGCGCTGCCCCAGTCGGTGGCCGAGCTGACGGTCGGGTTGATGATCGACGTCCTGCGGCGCGTCAGTGAAGCCGACCACCAGCTCCGGGCCGGGACCTGGGCCCCTTTGATGGGTCGGCTTCTCGGTGGTAAGACGGTGGGAATCGTCGGCCTTGGGCGCGTCGGCCGCCGGCTCGCCCCCCTTCTCCACGCGTTCGGCTGCGACCTGGTCGCGTGCGACCCGCTGCCACCGACGGTAGAGTTCCTTGACGCCCACGGAGTCAGGCTCTCGTCGCTGGATTCGCTCCTCTCAGAGTCCGATATTGTCACCCTCCACATCCCCTACACGCTGGATCTGCACCACTTGCTCGACGAACGTCGCTTGGGGCTCATGCGGCCCGACTCCCTGCTGATCAATACGGCGCGGGGTGAGCTCGTTGACGAGGAGGCCCTCGTCGCGGCTCTCGACTCCGGACGCCTCGCAGGCGCCGCGTGCGACACCTTCCACCAAGAGCCGTACGGAGGACCACTGCTCAACGCCCGCAACTGCGTCCTGACCTGCCACATGGGTTCCTACGCTGTCGAGTGCCGGCTTGCCATGGAGCAGGAGGCCGTCGACAATCTCCTGCGAGGCCTAGCGGCAGCCGGAGTGTCCCCCGGCCCAATGGCGACCACCACTTGA